The Raphanus sativus cultivar WK10039 unplaced genomic scaffold, ASM80110v3 Scaffold3878, whole genome shotgun sequence genome segment cttatttttctttgtacaaAAGTGTATAAGCTTTGGCAAACAAATTTGCAcggaattttaaataaaactaactaTTCTGAAATTTAGATAAATAAGTATATGCAACTAATGTTCTTATTTCTTAATTGTGAATCGACTTTGTTAAAATAGTTGTGAATTGTTGGTAAgagaaaatgaatatttatgtGATGAGTGGAGGAAGACAAAGGCAGACGGACGACAGTAATTAGGGAGGATTTATtattcttttctgttttttttcctagaaaAACACTGGAAAACATGATATAATGGATTCAACATGTTATCTCCTACTAAAACatgttatttatattgattaaaaatttattaaatgttatttttagatgAGTTACTTATGTCTTTGTTTTCGTGGTATACAATCAATGATTTGTGAAACGCTTAAACTCCTTGCCTAGTCCAGCAAACTCAATGGTTATAGGATCAACGATTCTAAACATAGAACACTAAACAACcctataaaaaaaacaaataattccATTTCGATTCAGATCATTCAATTCATACTTTGTTCCTCAtaagatttagaaaattttgaaaacccaaaaaaaaaagaaaaaaaagttagaaaatgGCAAGAGTTCATATATTGTTATGCTTCACCCTTTTATTTGCATCTGTAACCCTTTTTGACGtggcttcagcttttctgaagctaAAGCCATCTTTGCCTCAGATTGAAGATCCGAAGACGGTGGGTGATGTGGAAGGATACACTGTTCAAGTAGTGATGGTATTTGTGGGGGACCTCGAGAAAGAATGTCCTAAAACAAGCAAATTCAAAATGTTCTTCGACAAACTCAGAGGATTTGCCAAGTATGTTTGCCCACTAAAAATATTTGGCAAAAAAGATGATGCGGACATGAAGACCAAAGAAGCAGGCATCCTCAAATCCATCGCCTCTTTTGCTATTGGAAGGGTAAGTGAAAGAGGTTATTATAATTAGTGCCATTCtgacattttaattttttatttttcatatatacgttcaaataaaaattagtgtttttatttcatataaattttttcataataaCGACTTACATACAAATTATCGCATAAAATCATATAATGCCTAAAGCGATCAGGCTAATAaacgatatttatttatttccacATGCAAATGTAATAATAGATAAAGAGTGAAATTCAAGAGGAGAAACAGGAAGCTATCGAAAACTTCAAGTTTATGAAATCCTTGGCTGGTAGAATTTTGGGTGGCCgcaagaaagaagagaaagcaACCACGGCACTAACACCTGAACAGCTGAAAGAAATCAAAGATGGGATCTTGAAGTGGCAGACTACGATTGTTAAGATTACAAACACTATGGTAGTTAGCACAACAACCAGCGAAAGCTCTGAATCTACCACTGGAGGTTCTGAAGCCTCTACCACTGGAGGCTCTACTGGAAGTCCATCAAACAAACCAGAAGCTGGTTCAAACAAACCAGAAGCTGGTTCAAACAAACCAGAAGCTGGTTCAAACCCTGGAGGCGGAACTCCCTCTCAGGATACAAACAACGAATCCGAAGATACCACGAACACTGCTTCTACTGCAACTGAAACGGGAGGCTCTACGGGTCCTAACTCCGGAAGGTCTACTGGAAGTCCATCAAACAAGCCATCAGCTGGTTCAGACTCTGGAGCTGGAACCCCCTCTACGGATACAAACAACCAATCTCAAGCTTCCGCAAACTCTGCTTCAAGTGCAAGTTC includes the following:
- the LOC130506997 gene encoding uncharacterized protein LOC130506997, which gives rise to MARVHILLCFTLLFASVTLFDVASAFLKLKPSLPQIEDPKTVGDVEGYTVQVVMVFVGDLEKECPKTSKFKMFFDKLRGFAKYVCPLKIFGKKDDADMKTKEAGILKSIASFAIGRIKSEIQEEKQEAIENFKFMKSLAGRILGGRKKEEKATTALTPEQLKEIKDGILKWQTTIVKITNTMVVSTTTSESSESTTGGSEASTTGGSTGSPSNKPEAGSNKPEAGSNKPEAGSNPGGGTPSQDTNNESEDTTNTASTATETGGSTGPNSGRSTGSPSNKPSAGSDSGAGTPSTDTNNQSQASANSASSASSSQTTEITVTEVETQTSEQVMTFLMNLEKKSPQKEEYKQFFEKLKSTMTGKVSSPKKKGGLFSMIKGAVGKIGDAMQFIRSRIGNKSAEVKKSMETYQAEVIKSMQELDAIYAKIVSQNQSKKGGALTCTPEQQAEIKTTITKWEQVTTQFVEVAIKSETSTTSSSSSSTSTGTAQAN